The sequence below is a genomic window from Zhongshania aliphaticivorans.
CGCGGCACGTGAAATTATCGCTTTCAATCTCAAGATTAGACAATTCGTGTGAGCACTTGCCAGCGTCGTGCGCTCAATTTAAGGAGGTGATCCAGCCCCAGGTTCCCCTAGGGCTACCTTGTTACGACTTCACCCCAGTCATGAACCACACCGTGGTGATCGCCCCCCTTACGGTTAGGCTAACCACTTCTGGTGCAATCCACTCCCATGGTGTGACGGGCGGTGTGTACAAGGCCCGGGAACGTATTCACCGCGACATTCTGATTCGCGATTACTAGCGATTCCGACTTCATGGAGTCGAGTTGCAGACTCCAATCCGGACTACGAACAGTTTTAAGGGATTGGCTCCACCTCGCGGCTTCGCGACCCTCTGTACTGCCCATTGTAGCACGTGTGTAGCCCAGGTCGTAAGGGCCATGATGACTTGACGTCGTCCCCACCTTCCTCCGGTTTGTCACCGGCAGTCTCCTTTGAGTTCCCACCATTACGTGCTGGCAACAAAGGACAAGGGTTGCGCTCGTTACGGGACTTAACCCAACATCTCACGACACGAGCTGACGACAGCCATGCAGCACCTGTCACCGAGTTCCCGAAGGCACGAAGCTATCTCTAGCGACTTCTCGGGATGTCAAGACCTGGTAAGGTTCTTCGCGTTGCATCGAATTAAACCACATGCTCCACCGCTTGTGCGGGCCCCCGTCAATTCATTTGAGTTTTAACCTTGCGGCCGTACTCCCCAGGCGGTCTACTTAGTGCGTTAGCTGCGCCACTAAGGAATCAAGTTCCCCAACGGCTAGTAGACATCGTTTACGGCGTGGACTACCAGGGTATCTAATCCTGTTTGCTCCCCACGCTTTCGCACCTCAGCGTCAGTATTGATCCAGTGAGTCGCCTTCGCCACTGATGTTCCTCCAGATATCTACGCATTTCACCGCTACACCTGGAATTCCACTCACCTCTACCATACTCTAGACCTGCAGTATCAAATGCAATTCCTAGGTTGAGCCCAGGGCTTTCACATCTGACTGACAAATCCGCCTACGCGCGCTTTACGCCCAGTAATTCCGATTAACGCTTGCACCCTCCGTATTACCGCGGCTGCTGGCACGGAGTTAGCCGGTGCTTCTTGTATGGGTAACGTCACAGTTACAAGGTATTAGCCTGCAACCTTTCCTCCCCATTGAAAGTGCTTTACAACCCTAAGGCCTTCTTCACACACGCGGCATGGCTGCGTCAGACTTTCGTCCATTGCGCAATATTCCCCACTGCTGCCTCCCGTAGGAGTCTGGGCCGTGTCTCAGTCCCAGTGTGGCTGATCATCCTCTCAGACCAGCTATAGATCGTCGCCTTGGTAGGCCTTTACCCTACCAACTAGCTAATCTAACGCGGGCTCATCTAATAGCGGAAGGTCCGAAGATCCCCTCCTTTCCCCCGTAGGGCGTATGCGGTATTAGCTCGAGTTTCCCCGAGTTGTCCCCCTCTACTAGGTAGATTCCCACGCGTTACTCACCCGTCCGCCGCTGCTTTGGATAGCAAGCTATCCTCTACCGCTCGACTTGCATGTGTTAGGCCTGCCGCCAGCGTTCAATCTGAGCCATGATCAAACTCTTCAGTTTAATCTTTTACATCAGCTTGCGCATGATGGAACCGTTTCGCTTTGCCAGCGCCACGATTCAAAATCTCGGCTCAGAAACGTTAATCTACAAAAATTCATTTCTGCATTTATGTAGGTCACTTGTTTCTGAAAATTGCTGTCGCAATCTCAACCAACAAGCACCCACACGAATTGTCTAATCTTGTCTTGTTAAATAACTCAAAACCGCCGGGGTTTTGATGTCCGCTTAAGTTCTTGTCCTTAAGCGAGGAGGCGTATTATATAGACCTTAGCCTCAGTAGCAAGTAGTTTTTTAAACTTTCTTACCACCCCAACCGCTTAAACAAATCGCGTCCCGCACCTCGGTGAAGTCCGCCTCAGCAGTTGAGGAGGCGCATTATAGACACGCCAGCTTAGGAGTCAACGAGTTTCGTAAACTTTCTTTAACCGGGGGTAAAAAAGCAGCAAAATAAGGCTGCCATACAAGACGGCATCGAAGTAACTCGAACGCACCTGCCAAAAGACGTGCACCCAAGCAAGGACCGCAATAAGGTAAATCAGCTTATGGACTTTGCGCCAATTGCGGCCAAGAGCGCGCACGGCCTTATTATTAGAAGTAAAACCCAAGGGCAGCATAAATAGCCATGCCAAGAAGCCAACCACGATATAAAGCCGCTCAGACAATTCTTCTTGGGCGACCTGCCAATCCCAGGCAAACAAATAGGTAAGGACGACCAAAAAATGCAGATTGGCGTAGAACCACGTGTACAAGCCCAGCATACGCCGATAGCGAAGCAGCTTCGGCATACTCAACCACAGCCGCAAGGGGGTAATTGCCAATGTAAGTATTAATAGACGGATCGACCACTCACCCGTCATCAACAACAAGGCTTTAACTGGGTCAGTGCCTAGGCTTTCGCTCAGCGCCGCCCAAACGATATAGACAAGGGGCAATAAACAAAGAAGATGCACAAAAGGCTTAGCCCATACTGGGCTACCAGTATTTAGTCCAAGCATTAATAGTTGCGCCGCAAATTCATTCCCTTGTACAAACTCGCCACCTGTTCACCGTAGCCGTTGAACATCTGGGTTTCGATCCGATTCGGCCTCAACAAACTACCCGGCAAGCGACGCTCATAGCGCTGGGTCCAGCGTGGATGATCCACCTCAGGATTAACATTGGCGTAAAAGCCATATTCATTAGGGGCTATGCCCTCCCAGCTGGTTTTGGGTTTGCGGGAGGTAAAGCGAATTTTCACGATAGACTTAATACTTTTAAAACCGTACTTCCAAGGCACAACCAATCGAATTGGCGCGCCATTTTGATTTGGCAAAACCTTGCCATACATACCCACACTCATAAACGCTAAAGGGTGCATGGCCTCATCTATTCTCAATCCTTCCTTATAAGGCCAGTCGATGGTACTAAAAGCAGAACGCTGTCCGCGCATTTCATCGCGACGAACCAAGGTAGTAAATTCTACATATTTGGCATTCGAGGTCGGCTCGAACATTTTCAATAAATCAGCTAGCGGGAAGCCAACCCAGGGAATAACCATTGACCACGCCTCGACACAACGCAAACGGTAGATGCGCTCCTCTAGAGTCATGAGCTTCATTATATCTTCAAGCGGGTATTTACCTGGCTTTGCGACCTCACCTTCGATCGACACGGACCAAGGGTCCGTTGTTAGCGAATCAGCGTAGCGCGCGGGATCAGACTTGTCGGTACCAAACTCATAGAAGTTGTTATAGGTACTGGCATCGGTAAACGAAGCCATTTTTTCATCGGTATAAAAGGGGTTACTGGATTTAGCGACAACAGACTGGTAATTAAGCGCAGCCAATTCCAGCTTTGTCGCCGCAGCGCTCGCTAGGGGCAGACCCAAACCAGCCATTGCCGCCCCCACGCCAATACCTTGCATAAATTGGCGGCGCTGGAGATAGATACTCTCCGGCGTGATTTCGCTACTCGGTATCTCAGACGGCGAACGGATCAGCATGGCGCAACTCCCTAAAGGATGATTTCTCCTCTTTAGATGCGCCAGCTACCGCAATGTTACAACTGACTCATTTAAAGCGACGATAAATAGCTTGTACGGGGCCAGATAGCGCATAGATCAAAGCGGCAGCCAATAAGACTCGCGCAGGATCCACCGACACAAGACCAAAGATCAACACCACAATGATCATCACCACAAAGGGGACTCGACCACGAAAATCGATGCCTTTAAAGCTGCTATAACGCACATTCAAGATCATTAATATGCCGCAGGCGGCCATGAGAATTCCGGCAAACACCTCAAGCTCAAAATGCACACCCTTCTCTACCCAACCCTCTTCGGCGCAAACCCACACCAAGCCCGCCATGACCGCCGCCGCAGCGGGGCTCGCCAAGCCCGTAAAGTAATTTTTATCCGCCGTGTCTATTTGCGTATTAAAGCGCGCCAGACGTAAAGCCGCGCAGGCCACATAGATAAAGGCCACAGCCCAACCGAATTTACCTAAATCGACCAGCGCCCAGCTAAACACCACCAACGCCGGCGCCACACCAAAGGACACCATATCAGACAGACTGTCGTATTCTGCGCCAAATTTACTTTGCGCGTTCATCAGTCGCGCGACCCGGCCATCCAAACCGTCAAATATCATGGCGGCAAAAATAGCGATAGCGGCATTTTCAAAATTGCCGTGCATGCCAGAGATGATCGCGAAGAACCCGGCAAACAGTGCCGCGGTGGTAAAAAGATTGGGCAGCAAGTAAATACCACGCTTACGCTCGGTCTTACCATTCACCGAGACCTCTTCCTCATGGTCGTCAATCAGCAGCAAGGCTTCCGTGTCAAACGGCGATTTCGGCTTGTCGTTGCCCTGTTGTTCTGTCATAGCATTCCCGATTAGTTAAATATGTCTATAAAAGAGGCATCATAAATTAAATGCGCTAACTGTACGATGACCTAGCGCAATCCCAAAACGCTTTGACCAGCGGATTGGACAATCGTTGCTGCAAGACCACCACCCCAATTTCCATCATTGGCAAAGCTGGCTCCACTGGAATCACCCGCACCCGCTCCCGTAAAAAGCTCGTTGCCAAAACCAGTTCTGGCACCACACCAATCCCCAGCCCGAGCGCCACAGTACTTACTATCGCCTCATGGCCGCTGACCTGAGCGTAAACACTGGGTTTAATTTGCATCTGCCGAAACCACTGCTCGATTAAAGTCCGCGCCACCCCGCGCTCCGGCAGTATAAAGGGCAGCGTCGCCAAGATCTGCGGCGACAACACCTCACCCGCCGCAGCGATCTGCTCATTTACCGCGCAGGGAATATTAGGCACTAACAAACGCAGTGGCGAGCGCGTTAACTCTTGATACTGCAAACGCGGCGACAACTGCTTTGGCTTGGCGGTAATACCCAGATCCTCGCCACCCTCGGCAATTCGCTCTATAGCATCTGCTTGGTCACCTGTATGCAGTTTCAATTCTATAGCAGGATACCGTTGCCGAAACACCTCAAGAATATTACTAAGCACACTATAAGAAGCCGTAACCGAACAAAATAAGCCCAACTCTCCCTGCAGGGCTTCACTGTGCACGTGCAGGCGCTGAATAATCGACTGCCAATTCACCACCGCCTGTTCAGCATAGCGCAGAAATTCTCGCCCTGCGGCGGTCAACTGTACGCGGCGATTATCGCGCTCAAATAAGGACACGCCAACCTGTTCCTCTAAACGCATCACCGAGCGGCTTACCGCCGAAGCACTAAGATGCATAGCGTCGCCGGTGCGGCCAAAGTGCAGGGATTGGCTGAGGTGGATGAAGGTTTGGAGTTCTTTGAGATTCATAGAAGCAAGTCTGACGTCGGATGTCGGGCGTCGGATGCAAAACCGACATGAGCAAGCCTGCGCGTCCGACGTCCGACACCAGACCTCCGACTAAATGCTAAAAACGCAACACTACATCAACTATATATCATTTTACGCAACAAACAAGCAGTGCTAAAGTGGCCGCCATTGTGGGATCGCACCTGCCCGCAGACCAATTTTACATACCTATTAGGAGAGAATCATGGGCCAGAATTACTTCAATAGCCTGCCGCTGCGTCTTCAGCTGCAAGAGCTCGGCAAATGCCGTTTTATGGATCGCAGTGAGTTCGCAGATGGCTGCGAATACCTGAAAGGCAAGAAAATTGTCATTATCGGTTGTGGTTCACAGGGTCTTAACCAGGGCTTGAACCTGCGCGACTCTGGCTTAGATGTGTCTTACACACTCCGCGCTGAAGCCATTGCCGAGAAGCGTCAAAGCTGGAAAAACGCGACTGAGAATGGTTTTGCCGTTGGCACTTACGAAGAACTGATCCCCACTGCTGACGTGGTGATGAACCTTACACCAGACAAGCAGCACACTCCTGTTGTTAACGCCGTTATGCCGTTAATGAAAGAAGGCGCTTGCTTAGATTACGCCCACGGCTTCAACTTGGTTGAAGAAGGCATGCAAATCCGTAAAGACATCACCGTTGTGATGATGTGCCCAAAATGCCCCGGCACTGAAGTGCGCGAAGAATATAAGCGCGGCTTTGGTGTACCAACACTGATCGCTGTTCACCGTGAAAACGATCCTAAAGGCGAAGGCATGGCAATTGCCAAGGCACTGGCCTCTGGTACTGGCGGCGACCGCGCCGGTGTTCTGGAATCTTCACCAATTGCTGAAGTTAAGTCTGACCTCATGGGCGAACAGACCATTCTTTGCGGCATGCTGCAAACTGGCGCCATTCTGTGCTTCGACAAAATGGTTGAGCAAGGCATCGACGCAGGCTACGCGTCTAAACTCATTCAGTACGGCTGGGAAACAGTAACAGAAGGCCTAAAGCACGGCGGCATCACCAATATGATGGACCGTCTTAGCAACCCTGCCAAAATCAAAGCCTTTGATTTGGCCGAAGAGCTGAAAGACATCATGCGCCCGCTGTACGAAAAGCACCAAGACGACATCATCAGCGGCCACTTCTCTAAGACCATGATGGAAGACTGGGCGAACGACGACAAAAACCTGCACGCTTGGCGCGCTGCCACCGCAGAAACAGCCTTTGAAAAGACCCCTGCCGGCGAT
It includes:
- the pssA gene encoding CDP-diacylglycerol--serine O-phosphatidyltransferase, encoding MTEQQGNDKPKSPFDTEALLLIDDHEEEVSVNGKTERKRGIYLLPNLFTTAALFAGFFAIISGMHGNFENAAIAIFAAMIFDGLDGRVARLMNAQSKFGAEYDSLSDMVSFGVAPALVVFSWALVDLGKFGWAVAFIYVACAALRLARFNTQIDTADKNYFTGLASPAAAAVMAGLVWVCAEEGWVEKGVHFELEVFAGILMAACGILMILNVRYSSFKGIDFRGRVPFVVMIIVVLIFGLVSVDPARVLLAAALIYALSGPVQAIYRRFK
- the ilvY gene encoding HTH-type transcriptional activator IlvY: MNLKELQTFIHLSQSLHFGRTGDAMHLSASAVSRSVMRLEEQVGVSLFERDNRRVQLTAAGREFLRYAEQAVVNWQSIIQRLHVHSEALQGELGLFCSVTASYSVLSNILEVFRQRYPAIELKLHTGDQADAIERIAEGGEDLGITAKPKQLSPRLQYQELTRSPLRLLVPNIPCAVNEQIAAAGEVLSPQILATLPFILPERGVARTLIEQWFRQMQIKPSVYAQVSGHEAIVSTVALGLGIGVVPELVLATSFLRERVRVIPVEPALPMMEIGVVVLQQRLSNPLVKAFWDCARSSYS
- the ilvC gene encoding ketol-acid reductoisomerase; protein product: MGQNYFNSLPLRLQLQELGKCRFMDRSEFADGCEYLKGKKIVIIGCGSQGLNQGLNLRDSGLDVSYTLRAEAIAEKRQSWKNATENGFAVGTYEELIPTADVVMNLTPDKQHTPVVNAVMPLMKEGACLDYAHGFNLVEEGMQIRKDITVVMMCPKCPGTEVREEYKRGFGVPTLIAVHRENDPKGEGMAIAKALASGTGGDRAGVLESSPIAEVKSDLMGEQTILCGMLQTGAILCFDKMVEQGIDAGYASKLIQYGWETVTEGLKHGGITNMMDRLSNPAKIKAFDLAEELKDIMRPLYEKHQDDIISGHFSKTMMEDWANDDKNLHAWRAATAETAFEKTPAGDVKISEQEYYDHGILLVAMCKAGVELAFECMVAAGMEPESAYYESLHETPLIANTIARRKLYEMNVVISDTAEYGCYLFDHACRPLLADFMSKVSTDIIGKGLNTKDLGVDNQELITVNAAIRNHPVEVVGRRLRGYMTAMKKIV
- a CDS encoding sulfite oxidase heme-binding subunit YedZ, which translates into the protein MLGLNTGSPVWAKPFVHLLCLLPLVYIVWAALSESLGTDPVKALLLMTGEWSIRLLILTLAITPLRLWLSMPKLLRYRRMLGLYTWFYANLHFLVVLTYLFAWDWQVAQEELSERLYIVVGFLAWLFMLPLGFTSNNKAVRALGRNWRKVHKLIYLIAVLAWVHVFWQVRSSYFDAVLYGSLILLLFYPRLKKVYETR
- the msrP gene encoding protein-methionine-sulfoxide reductase catalytic subunit MsrP; this translates as MLIRSPSEIPSSEITPESIYLQRRQFMQGIGVGAAMAGLGLPLASAAATKLELAALNYQSVVAKSSNPFYTDEKMASFTDASTYNNFYEFGTDKSDPARYADSLTTDPWSVSIEGEVAKPGKYPLEDIMKLMTLEERIYRLRCVEAWSMVIPWVGFPLADLLKMFEPTSNAKYVEFTTLVRRDEMRGQRSAFSTIDWPYKEGLRIDEAMHPLAFMSVGMYGKVLPNQNGAPIRLVVPWKYGFKSIKSIVKIRFTSRKPKTSWEGIAPNEYGFYANVNPEVDHPRWTQRYERRLPGSLLRPNRIETQMFNGYGEQVASLYKGMNLRRNY